In Bdellovibrionales bacterium, the following proteins share a genomic window:
- a CDS encoding enoyl-CoA hydratase/isomerase family protein, whose translation MVFQSLKFSTQGAVGVLHIYRPQAMNALNRQVIDELEKFLDHLPKEIRCLIITGEGEKAFVAGADIKEMEQLTGEEALKMAQHGQAIMNKIETLKVPTIAAVNGFALGGGFELALACDFIIASEKARFGLPEVTLGLIPGYGGTQRLARSIGKSRARMITLTGDIYSAQEAFEWGIVSRVIEAGKLLSETMKIAEKIASRAPGALALAKRAIHEGYDLSQYEGLKIEAELFGEAFKLKDHSEGIRAFIEKRPARFTGE comes from the coding sequence ATGGTATTTCAATCGCTCAAATTTTCAACTCAAGGGGCCGTGGGGGTCCTTCATATTTATCGACCTCAGGCCATGAATGCGCTCAATCGCCAGGTCATTGATGAATTGGAAAAATTTCTGGATCATCTACCTAAAGAAATACGATGTCTGATCATCACCGGTGAGGGCGAGAAGGCCTTCGTTGCGGGCGCCGATATCAAGGAGATGGAACAGCTGACCGGTGAGGAAGCCCTAAAAATGGCCCAACATGGGCAGGCGATAATGAATAAAATTGAAACTTTGAAAGTGCCGACAATCGCCGCGGTGAACGGGTTTGCCTTGGGTGGTGGTTTTGAGTTGGCTCTGGCCTGTGATTTCATCATTGCCAGTGAAAAGGCGCGGTTTGGACTCCCCGAAGTCACGCTAGGTCTGATTCCTGGCTATGGCGGCACTCAACGCTTGGCTCGGTCCATAGGAAAGAGTCGGGCTCGAATGATAACGCTGACCGGAGACATTTACAGCGCACAGGAAGCCTTTGAATGGGGCATCGTATCCAGGGTCATAGAAGCAGGCAAATTGCTCTCAGAGACGATGAAAATTGCTGAAAAAATTGCGAGTCGAGCTCCTGGCGCTCTCGCACTAGCAAAACGCGCGATTCATGAGGGTTATGACCTGAGCCAGTACGAGGGGCTTAAAATCGAAGCCGAACTTTTTGGTGAGGCTTTTAAATTGAAGGATCACAGTGAGGGGATTAGGGCCTTTATTGAAAAACGACCAGCCCGGTTTACGGGAGAATAA
- a CDS encoding 3-hydroxybutyryl-CoA dehydrogenase — protein sequence MSFKMVGIVGAGQMGNGIAQVVAMHHVPVVMVDLTQSSLDKGIQAITGSCDRLIKKEKMTESEKHKVLSHIKTSVQMGDLKACDFVIEAATEDVQIKTKIFKQLDDICGPQTCLATNTSSISITKIASATKRPEKVAGMHFMNPVPLMVLVEGIRGLQTSDETFSKIGAFAEFLGKTWLEAKDMPGFAVNRILMPMINEAVYVLLEGIASVEDIDNGMKLGTNQPMGPLTLADFIGLDTCLAIMRVLHEGLGDSKYRPCPLLVKYVEAGWLGRKSGRGFYHYNSHQ from the coding sequence GTGTCATTTAAAATGGTTGGAATTGTTGGAGCTGGTCAAATGGGAAATGGCATCGCCCAGGTAGTGGCTATGCACCATGTGCCAGTCGTGATGGTCGACTTGACGCAGTCCTCTCTTGATAAGGGAATTCAGGCGATCACAGGAAGCTGTGATCGCCTGATCAAGAAGGAGAAGATGACAGAGTCTGAAAAACACAAGGTGTTGAGTCATATCAAAACGAGTGTTCAAATGGGAGATTTGAAGGCCTGTGATTTTGTCATTGAGGCCGCCACAGAAGATGTTCAGATTAAGACGAAAATCTTTAAACAGTTAGATGATATTTGTGGTCCTCAGACCTGTTTGGCGACAAACACGTCCTCTATTTCAATCACGAAAATAGCTTCGGCGACGAAGCGGCCTGAAAAAGTGGCGGGCATGCATTTTATGAATCCTGTTCCGCTGATGGTGTTAGTGGAGGGAATCAGAGGTTTGCAAACCTCAGATGAGACGTTTTCTAAGATCGGGGCCTTTGCGGAATTTCTCGGAAAGACTTGGCTCGAAGCCAAAGATATGCCGGGATTTGCGGTGAATCGGATTCTTATGCCTATGATCAATGAGGCAGTTTATGTTTTGCTCGAGGGAATTGCCTCGGTTGAAGATATAGATAACGGGATGAAGCTCGGAACGAACCAGCCCATGGGGCCTTTGACTCTGGCAGATTTTATTGGCCTTGATACCTGTTTGGCTATCATGAGAGTGTTGCATGAAGGTCTCGGGGACTCTAAATATCGTCCCTGTCCGCTGTTGGTGAAATATGTGGAGGCCGGTTGGTTGGGGCGTAAATCGGGTCGGGGTTTTTATCACTACAATTCTCACCAGTGA
- a CDS encoding 1-acyl-sn-glycerol-3-phosphate acyltransferase — protein sequence MSEPIPLVLLSYVRSLFGTIFAFLWTFGYGCVAIIVLMIFSSQSLRDFFYRTWGAVCVFLFGVEVELRGGSFFPLPGQPGSVCLFNHTSNFDIPVVNSVLRGSVRWGAKIELFKIPVFGSILRSMGVLPITRSNREEVFKVYSESIPRIKNGECFFLAPEGTRKDGSRIFPFKSGPFIFAIEAQCLVVPVLIYGAWRIQPKGQILPACGRWRNRLVVEVLPPISTKGLKIGDRAQLQDQAFRSMTEAFEKLRAELG from the coding sequence TTGAGCGAACCTATTCCCTTAGTCTTGCTCAGTTACGTGCGATCCTTATTCGGGACGATTTTTGCGTTTCTATGGACTTTCGGATATGGTTGTGTGGCGATTATTGTGCTCATGATTTTTTCCAGTCAGAGTTTGCGAGATTTTTTCTATCGAACCTGGGGAGCTGTTTGCGTATTCCTTTTTGGAGTGGAAGTGGAGTTGCGAGGGGGATCTTTCTTTCCATTGCCGGGACAGCCTGGCTCTGTTTGTCTGTTCAATCACACCAGTAATTTTGATATTCCTGTTGTGAATTCAGTTCTGCGAGGCTCTGTTCGTTGGGGGGCCAAAATTGAACTTTTTAAGATTCCAGTTTTTGGTTCTATTTTGCGTAGCATGGGAGTTTTGCCTATCACGCGATCCAATCGCGAAGAAGTCTTCAAAGTCTACTCTGAGTCGATTCCTCGAATCAAAAATGGAGAGTGTTTCTTTTTGGCTCCGGAGGGAACCAGAAAAGATGGGAGTCGCATTTTTCCTTTTAAGTCGGGTCCGTTTATTTTTGCCATTGAGGCGCAGTGCCTCGTTGTCCCAGTCTTGATCTATGGGGCCTGGCGTATTCAGCCAAAGGGTCAAATTTTGCCGGCCTGCGGAAGGTGGAGAAATAGATTGGTTGTCGAAGTGCTCCCTCCCATTTCTACAAAGGGGCTAAAGATTGGGGATCGAGCTCAGCTTCAGGATCAGGCTTTCCGATCGATGACAGAGGCTTTTGAAAAGCTGCGAGCGGAATTGGGTTAG